ACTCCGAGGAGCTGGCCGTGCGGCTGGCCCGCGGTGAGCTGGAGGCCGTGCGCACCGCGGTGGCCAGGCACAAGGGCATGGAGGCCGCCGTGCTGCGCGAGGCCCTGGCCTCGGTGGATCAGGGCGCGGACACGGTGGAGCAGGTCATCGCCTCCACGGTGGCCCGCGAGCGCCCCCAGTACGAGCGCTACCTGTCCTTCCTGGGCACGCTGGGCAACAACGCGCCCTTCATCGGCCTGTTCGGCACGGTGCTCGGCATCATCAAGGCCTTCAACGACCTGGGCAACATGGGCGCCAAGGGTGCCTCCATGCAGCAGACGGTGATGTCCGGCATCTCCGAGGCGCTGGTGGCCACGGCGGTGGGCCTCGCCGTCGCCATCCCCGCGGTGGTGGCCTTCAACGTCTTCAACCGTCAGCTCAAGACGATCACCTCGCGCACCAACGCGCTGGGCCACGCCCTGGTGGGCAGCCTGCGCGCCGAGCGCGGCTCGAGCGCCCCTCGCGCCGTGGCGTCCGCGGAGGCGCGCTAGGTCATGGCCGGCGGCGCTCAGGACAACGACGAGGAGATCACCGGCATCAACGTCACCCCGCTGGTGGACGTGGTGCTGGTGCTGCTCATCATCTTCATGGTGACGGCCAACTTCATCGTCCGCGAGACGGTGGAGGTGGACCTGCCCCGGGCCGCCAATGGCGGAGAGACGGTGCAGGGGCTCGTCAACGTGGTGCTGGACAAGCAGGGCAAGCTCTTCTTCGACGGCGCGGAGGTGAGTGAGGAGGAGCTGCGGCGCAAGGTGGTGGAGTCGCTGGCCAAGGACAAGGAGACGCGCGCCATCATCAGCGCGGACCAGAGCCTGCCGTACGGCCGGGTGATGCGGCTCATCGACGTGGTGAAGGGCGAGGGCATCGCCAAGTTCGCCCTCAACATCGAGAAGGACGCGGCGCCCGCGGCTGCACCCGCGGCGCCCTGAGGGGTGTCCCAAGGCCATGAGCCAGGCCGCGCTCGATCCATCCGTGTCCATCCGCCGCGACTCGTCGCGGGCGGTGCTCCTCTTCCTGCTCGTGTCCCTCGGGGTGCACGCCGCGGGCTTCTTCCTGTTGTCGCGGATGCAGGAGCGCACGCTGCCCGCCATCCAGCGTCCGGTGGAGCTGGTGATGGTGGAGGTGGCCAGGCCGCCCCCGCCGCCGCCTCCGGCCCCGGAGGAGCCCAAGCCGCCCCCGCCCAAGCCGAAGGTGGCGCCCAAGCCGCCGCCGGTGAAGGTGGCCCAGGCCGAGAAGCCGCCCCCGCCGCCTCCGCCCGACGCGGCGCCTCCGCCTCCCAACGACGCGCCTCCGCCCGAGCAGCCCTCCAAGCCGGTGCCCCTCGTGGTGGGCATCTCCATGTCCTCCACCACCAGCGCCGGTGGCTTCGCCGCTCCGGTGGGCAACACCGTCTATGGCAGGACGGGGGACAAGGCCACGGACCCCAAGGAGGTGAAGGCCTACTCGGCGCCCAAGTACGTGCCCGTGTACCAGGTGGACACCGAGCCCAGCGTGGCCTCCGAGGTGAAGATTCCCTACCCCGACGAGGCCCGGCGCGCGGGCGTCGAGGGCACGGTGACGCTGTCCATCACCATCGACAACGAGGGCCGCGTGGTGAAGGCCTCCATCGTCAAGGGACTCGGCTACGGGCTGGACGAGGCCGCTCGCACCGCCCTGATGCGCTTCCGCTTCAAGCCGGCCATCAAGAACGGGGAAGCCGTCTCCACGGAGATGAAGTACTCGTACACGTTCGTGCTGGACTGACCGGCACGCAACACCGGGACGGGCGTCCACCCCTGGACGCCCGGACTCTCCCTCCCTCGCCGCTCCACGCTCCGGTGTAGAGTCCCTCGCCTCCCTACCGCCGAGGATGCCGGATGACGCTCTCCGCCGAGGATCGCTTCAACATCGAGGTCATCAAGCTGCTGCTCCAGGTCGCCTGGGTGGACCGGGAGATCACCAAGGCCGAGCGCATGGTCGTCCTGGGCCTGGGCCGCAGCTGGAACGTGCCCGAGGCCGAGCTGCACTCGCTGATGGACCGGTTGGACATTGGGGGCACCATGCCCGAGCCGGACCTGGAGGTGCTGCGCACCCGCCCGGACGAGGTGCTGGAGGCCGCCCGCGCCCTGTGTGTCTCCGACGGCAAGCTCGCCGAGGGGGAGAAGACCATGCTCGAGCGCATCACCTCCCGGCTGGGTGTGACGCCCTAGGCCACACCCGGAGTACGATGGAGGCCTCCACCCCGGGAGCCTCCATGAGCGCCACCGCGCAGGCCTCTTCCTCGCAGGACTTCACCCACCGCTACCTCCCCACCTTCGGCAAGCGGGTGCACCGGCTGGGCCTCGCCGGCAACTACGGCATCGACGAGGCCGGGCTGGGCGCCGCGCTGGAGCGGGGGCTGAACTACATCTTCTGGACGCCGCGCCAGGGCCGCCTCACCCGCGTGCTGCGCGAGGCCCTCAAGCGGGACCGCGAGCGCTTCGTCCTGTGCGCCGGCCCCTCCTTCGGCTGGTTCCCCGGCCAGGTGCGCCGCGGCGCCGAGCGCGCCCTCAAGGTGCTCGGCACGGACTACCTGGACCTGTACCAGCTGTACTGGCTGAGCCGGATGAGCGCGTGGACGGAGGGCACCGTCGAGGAGCTCCAGAAGCTCAAGCAGGAGGGCAAGGTGCGCGCCCTGGGCGTCTCCATCCATGACCGCCCGCGCGCCGGCAAGCTCGCCGAGGACTCGCCGCTGGACTTGCTGATGATCCGCTACAACGCGGCGCACCCGGGCGCCGAGCGCGACATCTTCCCGCACCTGGAGAAGCGCAAGCCGGCGCTGGTGGCCTACACCGCCACGGACTGGCGCCGCCTGCTCAAGCGCCCGCGCGGGTGGGAGGGCCGCGTGCCCACCGCGGGTGACTGCTACCGCTTCTGCCTCACCAACCCCCACGTGGACGTGGTGCTCACCGGCCCGGCGAGCCTGGCGCAGCTGGACGAGAACCTGGCCGCGCTGGAGCGGGGCCCGCTCTCGTCCGAGGAGCTGGAGTGGATGCGGCGCTTCGGCCAGGTCGTCCACGGCTGAGGAGCCGGGGACGCGCCGCGGACGCCCGGGC
The sequence above is drawn from the Archangium gephyra genome and encodes:
- a CDS encoding TerB family tellurite resistance protein, which produces MTLSAEDRFNIEVIKLLLQVAWVDREITKAERMVVLGLGRSWNVPEAELHSLMDRLDIGGTMPEPDLEVLRTRPDEVLEAARALCVSDGKLAEGEKTMLERITSRLGVTP
- a CDS encoding energy transducer TonB codes for the protein MSQAALDPSVSIRRDSSRAVLLFLLVSLGVHAAGFFLLSRMQERTLPAIQRPVELVMVEVARPPPPPPPAPEEPKPPPPKPKVAPKPPPVKVAQAEKPPPPPPPDAAPPPPNDAPPPEQPSKPVPLVVGISMSSTTSAGGFAAPVGNTVYGRTGDKATDPKEVKAYSAPKYVPVYQVDTEPSVASEVKIPYPDEARRAGVEGTVTLSITIDNEGRVVKASIVKGLGYGLDEAARTALMRFRFKPAIKNGEAVSTEMKYSYTFVLD
- a CDS encoding MotA/TolQ/ExbB proton channel family protein produces the protein MTSFVLLAQMGHNEQLGWLSRKLLGVTLTSAEWVLWVLVTLSVLSIALMLERAVYFATHRLPNSEELAVRLARGELEAVRTAVARHKGMEAAVLREALASVDQGADTVEQVIASTVARERPQYERYLSFLGTLGNNAPFIGLFGTVLGIIKAFNDLGNMGAKGASMQQTVMSGISEALVATAVGLAVAIPAVVAFNVFNRQLKTITSRTNALGHALVGSLRAERGSSAPRAVASAEAR
- a CDS encoding ExbD/TolR family protein, producing MAGGAQDNDEEITGINVTPLVDVVLVLLIIFMVTANFIVRETVEVDLPRAANGGETVQGLVNVVLDKQGKLFFDGAEVSEEELRRKVVESLAKDKETRAIISADQSLPYGRVMRLIDVVKGEGIAKFALNIEKDAAPAAAPAAP
- a CDS encoding aldo/keto reductase, coding for MSATAQASSSQDFTHRYLPTFGKRVHRLGLAGNYGIDEAGLGAALERGLNYIFWTPRQGRLTRVLREALKRDRERFVLCAGPSFGWFPGQVRRGAERALKVLGTDYLDLYQLYWLSRMSAWTEGTVEELQKLKQEGKVRALGVSIHDRPRAGKLAEDSPLDLLMIRYNAAHPGAERDIFPHLEKRKPALVAYTATDWRRLLKRPRGWEGRVPTAGDCYRFCLTNPHVDVVLTGPASLAQLDENLAALERGPLSSEELEWMRRFGQVVHG